The sequence TGTCAACTTTGTCGAGTTAATAGATGCAGGAGATCCAGTCGAGCAGGCCGTTATTTATGATAAACAAGGTGCAGATGAGCTTGTGTTTTTAGATATAACGGCTACTTATGAGAGAAGAAAAACGATTATAGATGTTGTTAGGAGAACGGCTGAAAAGGTGTTTATGCCTTTGACAGTTGGTGGGGGCATACGTAGTATAGAGGATATTAAAGATTTACTTAAGGCTGGAGCAGATAAGGTTTCCATAAACTCAGCAGCTGTTAAAAATCCAGAGCTTATAGATAAAGCAAGTAAAATCTTTGGTAGTCAGTGTATAATTGTAGCTATAGATGCAAAAAGAACTGACAATGGCTTTGAGGTTTTTGTGAAAGGTGGAAGAGAGCCTACGGGGCTTGATGCTGTTGAGTGGGCGATTGAGGTGCAACAGAGGGGTGCAGGTGAGATACTTTTAACAAGCATAGATGCAGATGGAACGAAAGATGGCTACGATATAGAGCTAACTTCACTTATAAGTAGGTCGGTTGATATACCTGTTATAGCAAGTGGTGGTGCTGGAGAACTTAAACACTTCCAAGAGATATTTGAAAAAACTGAGGCTGAGGCAGCTTTAGCGGCAAGCGTATTTCACTTTGGTATTTACACCATCTCAGATGTTAAAAAATTTCTAAAAGGTATGGGTATAAATGTCAGATTATAGATTTGCTCTTGTTGTTATGAGTGATTCAAAGTTTAGAAATCCCGAGGAAGATAGGGTTAGGCCTATCGTTGATGAGATTCTAAAAGCCAACGGTTTTAAGCTTGTTAGGTATGATATTATCCCCGATGAATTTGACTTGATAAAGGAAAAATTGATTGAACTTTCAAATGACTCAGATGTTGATGTGGTTATTACATCGGGTGGCACGGGTCTTTATAAGAGAGATGTTACACCGGATGCAACAAAAGAGATTTTGGATTATGAGA comes from Hippea maritima DSM 10411 and encodes:
- the hisF gene encoding imidazole glycerol phosphate synthase subunit HisF, which gives rise to MLAKRIIPCLDVDKGRVVKGVNFVELIDAGDPVEQAVIYDKQGADELVFLDITATYERRKTIIDVVRRTAEKVFMPLTVGGGIRSIEDIKDLLKAGADKVSINSAAVKNPELIDKASKIFGSQCIIVAIDAKRTDNGFEVFVKGGREPTGLDAVEWAIEVQQRGAGEILLTSIDADGTKDGYDIELTSLISRSVDIPVIASGGAGELKHFQEIFEKTEAEAALAASVFHFGIYTISDVKKFLKGMGINVRL
- a CDS encoding MogA/MoaB family molybdenum cofactor biosynthesis protein; this encodes MSDYRFALVVMSDSKFRNPEEDRVRPIVDEILKANGFKLVRYDIIPDEFDLIKEKLIELSNDSDVDVVITSGGTGLYKRDVTPDATKEILDYEIPAIPQAILYNALTKTKRAMLSRMVAGVRNFTLIINLPGSPKAVKEDLEYIIDVIEHAVDKLKGDNTPCGEN